From a single Deltaproteobacteria bacterium genomic region:
- a CDS encoding class I SAM-dependent methyltransferase: MKEYNYLDAAFYDYYSLGVEGDVSFYLEEARKAAALVLEIGCGTGRILLPVAEAGVSVVGLDREPDMLAVLRRKLAQRGAETQRRVELVEGDMRRFSLGRQFPLILIPYRAFLHLLTPKDQRQALTCIREHLAADGRLIFNVFDPNLELLAAQLGPLGAALRKDSEFIHPETGRRVIVWFTGRLDAEQQQLHAYFIFEEVDDDGRMVNKIYSPLTLRYVYRYEMRYLLELCGYKVEALYGDFRRGPYRHGGEQVWVVRKA, translated from the coding sequence ATGAAGGAATACAATTATCTCGATGCCGCGTTCTACGATTATTACTCGCTGGGGGTCGAGGGTGATGTGTCCTTCTATTTAGAAGAGGCGAGGAAAGCGGCGGCACTGGTGCTAGAAATCGGCTGCGGCACCGGGAGAATTTTGTTGCCTGTGGCGGAAGCTGGGGTGTCGGTTGTCGGTCTCGATCGCGAGCCGGACATGCTCGCGGTCTTACGGCGCAAGCTCGCCCAGCGCGGGGCAGAGACACAGCGGCGCGTCGAACTGGTAGAGGGAGACATGCGGCGGTTCTCTCTTGGGCGACAGTTTCCACTTATCCTCATTCCCTATCGTGCGTTTCTGCATTTGCTGACGCCCAAAGATCAACGACAGGCCCTGACTTGCATTCGCGAACATCTGGCCGCAGACGGGCGGCTGATCTTCAACGTGTTCGACCCCAATCTTGAACTGCTGGCCGCGCAGTTGGGGCCGTTAGGTGCGGCGTTAAGGAAAGACTCCGAGTTCATCCACCCCGAGACCGGACGGCGGGTGATCGTGTGGTTCACCGGGAGACTCGACGCCGAGCAGCAGCAGCTCCACGCCTATTTCATTTTCGAGGAAGTGGATGATGACGGGCGCATGGTGAACAAGATCTACAGCCCGCTTACCCTGCGTTATGTCTATCGCTATGAAATGCGCTACTTGCTTGAGTTGTGCGGCTACAAGGTCGAAGCGCTTTACGGCGATTTCCGGCGCGGCCCGTACCGCCATGGCGGCGAACAAGTCTGGGTCGTGCGGAAGGCGTAA
- a CDS encoding LLM class flavin-dependent oxidoreductase, with translation GGFQANPDETKKSWDEFVHCIPQMWMQERFSYEGRYFSMPSRAVLPKPYQKPHPPMWVAVTSPGTELDAGDRGIGSLGVTFTSFAEQESKVKEYRHRIQHCNPVGGFVNDQVNTVNFLFCHDDAEKGTKIGMGMIQHFNYLAAQLDMAKEAYPTKSYPSAGLLPSLRRQASSPGALASAPEGIAVGNPAHLVKELKKWEACGVDRVGFMLNAAEIIPQEQVLNSLRLFAKEVMPAFADSRAQAAVGGGR, from the coding sequence AGGCGGGTTCCAAGCCAATCCCGACGAAACCAAAAAGAGCTGGGACGAGTTCGTGCACTGCATCCCCCAGATGTGGATGCAGGAGCGGTTCTCTTATGAAGGGCGTTACTTCTCCATGCCCTCGCGCGCCGTGCTGCCCAAACCCTATCAGAAACCACACCCGCCCATGTGGGTGGCAGTGACTAGCCCCGGCACCGAACTCGACGCCGGCGATCGCGGCATCGGTAGCCTCGGCGTGACCTTCACGTCGTTTGCCGAACAGGAATCTAAGGTGAAGGAGTATCGCCACCGTATCCAGCATTGCAATCCTGTGGGTGGCTTCGTCAACGATCAGGTCAATACCGTCAATTTCCTCTTTTGCCACGACGACGCGGAAAAAGGCACGAAGATCGGCATGGGCATGATCCAGCACTTCAACTACCTCGCCGCGCAGCTCGACATGGCCAAGGAAGCCTATCCCACGAAATCGTATCCCTCGGCGGGGCTGCTGCCGTCGCTCCGTCGTCAAGCCTCGAGCCCCGGTGCCCTCGCCAGCGCGCCGGAAGGCATCGCCGTCGGCAATCCCGCCCACCTCGTCAAAGAACTGAAGAAGTGGGAAGCCTGCGGGGTCGATCGCGTCGGCTTCATGTTGAACGCCGCCGAAATCATCCCACAAGAGCAGGTGCTCAACAGCCTGCGGCTCTTCGCCAAGGAAGTGATGCCGGCCTTTGCCGACTCACGGGCGCAAGCCGCTGTCGGAGGAGGCCGCTAA
- a CDS encoding acetoacetate decarboxylase family protein gives MPLFGKQDVQTVATRAPLMTGFDTEAWALKDAEILNLAFEVVEGPAEYLVPPALHPSIPPYATLSIARFPTSPIGAFMLAQVRLIVRAGIRPRGLLLGAYTDSDKALEELPRRWGFTLRQANIVLQARHDRVIGQVIRDGQTILNMELENPEQISGAEVTYLDSLHLARVVENGVETPVIVQVDPEYVFHNAQRGRPHLLALQADAWGGENRLRCTFPMHATYCRCDTDLPRMRFGLNPSVPAVQGSRRLAA, from the coding sequence ATGCCGCTCTTCGGTAAACAAGATGTCCAAACGGTTGCGACCCGAGCGCCGCTGATGACGGGCTTCGATACCGAAGCCTGGGCCCTCAAGGACGCCGAGATTCTCAATCTCGCTTTCGAGGTCGTCGAAGGACCGGCGGAATATCTGGTCCCCCCGGCACTGCACCCCAGTATTCCGCCGTATGCAACCTTGTCGATCGCGCGCTTCCCCACTAGCCCCATCGGAGCCTTCATGCTCGCCCAGGTGCGACTGATCGTGCGGGCAGGAATTCGTCCGCGCGGGTTGTTGCTCGGAGCCTATACCGATTCAGACAAAGCTCTAGAGGAACTGCCAAGGCGCTGGGGGTTCACCTTGCGACAAGCCAACATTGTACTGCAAGCGCGCCACGACCGAGTGATCGGTCAGGTGATTCGCGACGGGCAGACCATCCTCAACATGGAGTTGGAAAACCCCGAACAGATCTCCGGCGCTGAGGTCACCTACCTCGACAGTCTACATCTAGCGCGCGTGGTCGAGAATGGCGTGGAAACTCCGGTCATCGTTCAAGTCGATCCCGAGTATGTGTTCCACAACGCGCAACGCGGACGACCGCATTTGCTGGCGTTACAAGCGGATGCCTGGGGCGGCGAAAACCGCTTGCGCTGCACCTTCCCCATGCACGCTACCTATTGTCGTTGCGATACCGACCTACCGCGAATGCGGTTTGGCTTGAACCCCTCGGTACCCGCCGTGCAAGGCAGCAGGCGGCTCGCGGCGTAG